In a genomic window of Chrysemys picta bellii isolate R12L10 chromosome 1, ASM1138683v2, whole genome shotgun sequence:
- the LOC122172522 gene encoding olfactory receptor 51G2-like, protein MSAVNDTKFNSAVFLLTGIPGQEDVYLWISIPFCLMYVISIVGNSIILFIIKTDAGLHEPMYIFLSMLAVTDLGLSIVTIPTILGIYLFNSREISQDACFAQLFFIHSLAKFESSVLLLMAFDRFIAICNPLRYAAILTPPRIAKMGLAFMLRGVAVIFPLPFLLKRFRYCRDNVLSHSYCVHQEVMKMACSDITVNSIYGLCTTLLTVGLDSLLIFLSYVMILKTVLSIASQVECLRALNTCISHLCAVLVFYIPDIGLAVTHRFGNSSSHLLQTVLGYFYLLVPPLINPIVYSVKSKHLRERIIRAFVK, encoded by the coding sequence atgtcagctgtcaatgacaccaaattcaactctgcagtgttccttctcaccgggatacctgggcaggaagaTGTCTATCTTTggatctctatccccttctgTTTAATGTATGTTATTTCGATAGTAGGAAATTCGatcattctgttcattataaaaacagatgcaggcctccatgagcccatgtacatctTCCTTTCCATGTTGGCAGTCACCGACCTTGGCTTATCGATAGTCACCATACCAACGATACTGGGCATATACTTGTTCAACTCTAGGGAGATCAGCCAGGATGCCTGTTTTGCCCAGCTCTTCTTCATCCATTCACTGGCTAAATTTGAATCCTCTGTGCTGttgttgatggcctttgaccgcttcatcgcaatctgtaacccactgagatATGCTGCCATCTTAACTCCACCGAGAATAGCCAAGATGGGACTGGCATTTATGCTAAGAGGGGTGGCCGTAATATtcccactcccctttctcctgaaaCGGTTCCGATACTGTCGAGacaatgtcctctcccattcctactgcGTGCACCAGGAGGTCATGAAGATGGCTTGTTCGGATATCACAGTCAACAGCATCTATGGCTTGTGTACTACACTCTTAACGGTGGGGTTGGACTCGctgctcatcttcctctcttatgtgatgatcctcaaaacagtgctgagtaTTGCATCCCAAGTGGAGTGCctcagggccctgaacacctgcatctcccacctctgtgccgtCCTGGTTTTCTACATACCAGACATTGGCCTGGCTGTGACACACAGATTCGGGAATAGCTCTTCTCACTTGCTTCAAACGGTCCTGGGCTATTTCTACCTGCTGGTCCCACCCCTGATCAATCCAATCGTGTACagcgtgaaaagcaaacaccttcgtgaGAGGATAATCAGGGCATTTGTCAAGTGA
- the LOC112061089 gene encoding olfactory receptor 51G2-like → MSAVNDTNFNSAVFLLTGIPGQEDVYLWISIPFCLMYVISIVGNSVILFIIKTDASLHEPMYIFFSMLAVTDLGLSIVTVPTILGIYLFNSKEISLNACFTQLFFIHSFAKFESSVLLLMAFDRLIAICNPLRYAAILTPPRIAKMGLVFVLRGVATSFPYPFLLKRFRYCRDNVLSHSYCLHQDVMKMACADITVNNIYGLSVALLTMGLDSLLIFLSYVMILKTVLSIASHEECLRALNTCISHLCAVLVFYTPDVGLAVIHRFGNSSSHLVQIVLGYFYLLVPPLINPIVYSVKSKHLRQRIIRAFVK, encoded by the coding sequence atgtcagctgtcaatgacaccaacTTCAACTCTGCAGTGTTCCTGCTCAccgggatacctgggcaggaagaCGTCTACCTGTggatctctatccccttctgcttaatgtatgttatttcaatagtaggaaattcagtcattctgttcattataaaaacagatgcaagcctccatgagcccatgtacatctTCTTTTCCATGTTGGCCGTCACAGACCTTGGCTTATCGATAGTCACCGTACCAACGATACTGGGCATATACTTGTTCAACTCTAAGGAGATCAGCCTCAATGCTTGTTTcacccagctgttcttcatccattcTTTTGCAAAATTTGAATCCTCCGTGCTGttgttgatggcctttgaccgccTCAtcgcaatctgtaacccactgagatATGCTGCCATCTTAACTCCACCAAGAATAGCCAAGATGGGATTGGTGTTTGTGCTGAGAGGGGTGGCCACTTCATTCCCATACCCCTTTCTCCTGAAACGGTTCCGATACTGTCGAGacaatgtcctctcccattcctactgcctgcACCAGGATGTCATGAAGATGGCTTGTGCGGATATCACAGTCAACAACATCTATGGCTTGTCTGTTGCACTCTTAACGATGGGGTTGGACTCGctgctcatcttcctctcttatgtgatgatcctcaaaacagtgctgagcatcGCATCACATGAGGAGTGCCTgagggccctgaacacctgcaTCTCCCACCTCTGCGCCGTCCTCGTTTTCTATACACCAGACGTCGGCCTGGCTGTGATACACAGATTTGGTAACAGCTCTTCTCACTTGGTTCAAATCGTCCTGGGCTATTTCTACCTGCTGGTCCCACCCCTGATCAATCCAATCGTGTACagcgtgaaaagcaaacaccttcgtcAGAGGATAATCAGGGCATTTGTCAAGTGA